In Saccharicrinis fermentans DSM 9555 = JCM 21142, a genomic segment contains:
- a CDS encoding DUF2971 domain-containing protein — protein MKLGIGDIRKQIIMILKKENFINLNESELDEAIYRIFPIERAVQLFENKELVMPTIKAWEDVYENFFLKSNFSEGDEVFSIEEDEGNFCFGQCWSFIEDSDAMWRIYSHDKQSVRIKTTLRKLLNCLNSSCSMQVGLNYVFDASVYIGKVEYRAIEQIEEWASNQKVCKNNIQKSVVESLCVKRDSFKHEEEARILYFTDDSDSKIIKKTPNHLIGFQINPMELIDEIAFDPRAEQSFYNAYKNHLATEFSFPKSRIVKSNLYDFTPLTFIIN, from the coding sequence TTGAAATTAGGTATAGGAGATATAAGAAAACAAATAATAATGATATTAAAGAAAGAGAATTTTATAAATTTAAATGAGAGTGAATTAGATGAAGCTATATATAGAATATTTCCTATAGAAAGGGCAGTGCAGTTGTTCGAGAATAAAGAATTAGTAATGCCAACTATTAAAGCATGGGAAGATGTTTATGAAAACTTCTTTTTAAAATCTAATTTTTCGGAAGGTGATGAAGTATTCTCTATTGAAGAGGATGAAGGTAATTTTTGTTTTGGACAATGTTGGTCTTTTATTGAAGATTCTGATGCGATGTGGCGTATTTACTCTCATGATAAACAGTCAGTAAGAATTAAAACAACTTTAAGAAAGCTACTTAACTGTTTGAATTCTTCATGTTCAATGCAAGTTGGTTTAAATTACGTATTTGATGCAAGCGTTTATATAGGTAAAGTAGAATATAGAGCAATAGAACAAATAGAGGAATGGGCTTCAAACCAAAAAGTTTGTAAGAATAACATACAAAAAAGTGTAGTTGAATCTCTCTGTGTAAAAAGAGACAGTTTTAAACATGAAGAAGAAGCTCGGATTTTATACTTTACCGATGATTCTGATTCAAAAATAATTAAAAAGACTCCAAATCACCTTATAGGTTTTCAAATTAATCCTATGGAGTTAATTGATGAAATAGCATTTGACCCTAGAGCGGAACAGTCATTTTATAATGCTTATAAAAATCATTTAGCAACAGAATTCTCTTTTCCGAAAAGTAGAATAGTAAAATCAAATTTATATGATTTTACCCCATTAACATTTATAATAAATTGA
- a CDS encoding FISUMP domain-containing protein, with amino-acid sequence MRTFKTNIFKYFLLLLIFSACEKENGENKLPVCKIIKPVVNDTIQIGDILTISAEADDEDGNVTEVRFFADEVGVGSSTVFPYQYNWDTSDEEVGQHLIKAVAKDNEGGDAFDETRVYILGLPTDANAGEDQIYTDGETSSTMLAANEPLLNHGKGKWTIISGEGGSFDNDAVSNTLFTGLICESYKLRWTISTQFDSTFDDVKIAFEHTPANADAGVDQVITNNELSVVLSGNNPEADQGVGKWTIVSGEGGVFENDEIYNTAFIGQGCAAYILRWTISTDCSSSYDDVNVEFNHTPTLANAGDDIMYSDGRTTSTLSANNPNVGYGTGIWTILSGTGGSIADETNPNSEFTGVLHETYILRWTISTDCNSYEDDVEIEFLQDGPSSQTTDYDGNSYETVWLGKQLWMAENLKVTHYADGEAIPLITDNSSWHDLGDNDTDKAYCFYNNNLSYGAFYTYAGAVNGTPNDGTNNVQGVCPIGWHVPSDIEWTELENYLIKYGFNYDGTIESNKIAKSLASKTGWTINTTNGTVGNSQNSNNRTGFTTLPTGYRNYEYGTFYGDGKYAYMWSSTKSATENEWAWTRVLLYSQVNLRRDYTRKSVGKSVRCIKD; translated from the coding sequence ATGAGAACATTTAAAACTAACATTTTTAAGTACTTTCTACTTCTTTTGATTTTTTCAGCATGCGAAAAAGAAAACGGGGAAAACAAATTACCTGTATGCAAGATAATTAAGCCTGTTGTAAATGATACAATTCAAATTGGAGATATTTTAACAATTAGTGCAGAGGCAGATGATGAAGATGGTAATGTTACTGAGGTTAGATTCTTTGCTGATGAAGTAGGAGTAGGTTCATCAACTGTTTTTCCATATCAATATAATTGGGATACTAGTGATGAGGAAGTTGGGCAACATTTAATAAAGGCTGTTGCAAAAGATAATGAAGGTGGCGATGCGTTCGATGAAACACGCGTTTATATTTTAGGTTTACCAACTGATGCGAATGCTGGTGAAGACCAGATATATACGGATGGTGAAACATCATCTACTATGTTAGCAGCAAACGAACCTTTATTAAATCATGGTAAAGGTAAGTGGACTATTATAAGTGGAGAAGGAGGTAGTTTTGATAATGATGCTGTTTCAAACACCCTTTTTACAGGATTGATTTGTGAGTCATATAAACTAAGATGGACAATTAGTACTCAATTTGATAGTACGTTCGATGATGTGAAAATTGCATTCGAACATACCCCCGCTAATGCAGATGCAGGAGTTGATCAGGTGATAACTAATAATGAACTTTCAGTTGTATTATCAGGAAATAATCCAGAAGCTGACCAAGGGGTAGGCAAATGGACCATAGTAAGTGGAGAGGGTGGTGTCTTTGAAAATGACGAAATTTATAATACAGCTTTTATTGGACAAGGGTGTGCTGCTTATATACTTCGTTGGACGATTAGTACTGATTGTAGTAGTTCTTATGATGATGTAAATGTTGAGTTTAATCATACTCCAACGTTAGCTAATGCAGGTGATGATATAATGTATTCAGATGGCAGAACTACATCTACACTTTCGGCAAATAATCCTAATGTTGGTTACGGTACAGGGATTTGGACTATTTTAAGCGGCACAGGAGGTAGCATTGCTGATGAAACTAATCCTAATTCTGAATTTACAGGAGTATTACATGAAACATATATCCTGCGATGGACAATAAGTACTGATTGCAATAGTTATGAAGATGATGTAGAAATCGAATTTCTACAAGATGGACCTAGTAGTCAAACGACTGATTATGATGGCAATAGCTATGAAACGGTTTGGTTAGGCAAGCAACTATGGATGGCTGAAAATTTAAAAGTAACTCATTATGCTGATGGTGAAGCTATACCTCTAATTACAGACAATAGTAGTTGGCATGATTTAGGTGATAACGATACAGATAAAGCTTATTGTTTTTACAATAATAATTTGAGTTATGGCGCATTTTACACCTATGCTGGAGCAGTAAATGGAACTCCGAATGATGGTACTAATAATGTACAGGGTGTGTGTCCAATAGGCTGGCATGTGCCAAGTGATATAGAATGGACTGAACTAGAAAATTATTTAATTAAGTATGGTTTTAATTATGATGGCACAATTGAGAGTAATAAAATAGCTAAATCATTAGCATCAAAAACAGGTTGGACTATCAATACAACAAATGGTACTGTTGGTAATAGTCAAAATAGTAATAACAGAACTGGTTTTACAACTTTACCTACAGGCTATCGAAATTACGAATATGGTACATTCTATGGCGATGGAAAATACGCATACATGTGGTCATCAACGAAGAGCGCTACGGAGAATGAATGGGCTTGGACTCGAGTATTGCTCTATAGTCAAGTTAATTTGCGTCGAGACTACACCAGAAAATCGGTTGGAAAATCGGTACGTTGCATAAAAGATTAG